A region from the Lolium perenne isolate Kyuss_39 chromosome 4, Kyuss_2.0, whole genome shotgun sequence genome encodes:
- the LOC127296633 gene encoding endo-1,4-beta-xylanase 5-like, whose translation MRGSMERSAVFFLVWAAALVNAALMAQSVPYDYSSSSECLAEPLEPHYGGGVIVNPNFDDGLKGWSVFGYSSVAEASSAATGNRYAVATNRTRSYQSVSQKVYLQNDTHYTLSAWLQVSDGSADVVAVVKTADGFVHAGGVDARSGCWSVLKGGLTTAASGPAELYFESNSTVDMWVDNVSLQPFSREEWDAHRGAAIKKARKKTVRLRARDTAGNPVPGARISVEHVRSGFPLGSAMSSEILHNQRYQQWFTQRFTVTTFENEMKWYSTEVVPGREDYSVPDAMLRFAQSHGIAVRGHNIFWDDPSTQMGWVKALSPDQLRRATAKRIKSVMSRYAGKVIAWDVVNENLHYDFFEDKFGSGASAAFYRKAHGMDGGALMSMNDFNTLEQPGDPNGQPSKYLRKLWQIKGAFPGNGNGARMAIGLEGHFGATPNIPYVRAALDTMSQAGVPIWLTEIDVAPGPDHAHHLEQVMREVYSHPAVHGIILWTAWHAKGCYVMCLTDNNFKNLPVGDVVDRLIGEWRTSSHVGVADADGYYETELFHGDYKVTVAHPEAAANAAVVQSLSVDKESDNEYTIHV comes from the exons TGCCTGGCTGAGCCCCTGGAGCCTCACTACGGCGGCGGCGTCATCGTCAACCCGAACTTCGACGACGGTCTCAAGGGCTGGTCGGTCTTCGGGTACAGCAGCGTCGCCGAGGCctcctcggcggcgacgggcaacCGGTACGCCGTTGCCACGAACCGGACGCGTTCGTACCAGAGCGTCAGCCAGAAGGTGTACCTGCAGAACGACACGCACTACACCCTCTCAG CTTGGTTGCAGGTTAGCGACGGAAGCGCCGACGTAGTAGCCGTCGTGAAGACGGCCGACGGCTTCGTCCACGCCGGGGGCGTCGACGCCAGGTCCGGCTGCTGGTCCGTTCTCAAAGGCGGCCTCACCACCGCCGCCTCCGGCCCGGCAGAGCTCTACTTCGAG AGCAACTCGACGGTGGACATGTGGGTGGACAACGTGTCGCTGCAGCCGTTCTCGAGGGAGGAGTGGGACGCCCACCGCGGCGCGGCCATCAAGAAGGCCCGGAAGAAGACGGTGCGGCTGCGCGCCCGCGACACGGCCGGCAACCCGGTGCCGGGGGCGCGGATAAGCGTGGAGCACGTCCGGAGCGGCTTCCCGCTGGGGTCGGCAATGAGCAGTGAGATCCTGCACAACCAGAGGTACCAGCAGTGGTTCACCCAGCGGTTCACGGTGACCACCTTCGAGAACGAGATGAAGTGGTACAGCACGGAGGTGGTGCCGGGGCGGGAGGACTACTCCGTGCCTGACGCCATGCTCCGGTTCGCGCAGAGCCACGGCATCGCCGTGCGCGGGCACAACATCTTCTGGGACGACCCGAGCACGCAGATGGGGTGGGTGAAGGCGCTCAGCCCCGACCAGCTCCGCCGCGCCACCGCCAAGAGGATCAAGTCCGTCATGTCGCGCTACGCCGGCAAGGTGATCGCGTGGGACGTGGTGAACGAGAACCTGCACTACGACTTCTTCGAGGACAAGTTCGGCTCCGGCGCGTCGGCGGCGTTCTACCGGAAGGCGCACGGCATGGACGGCGGCGCGCTCATGTCCATGAACGACTTCAACACGCTGGAGCAGCCCGGGGACCCCAACGGCCAGCCCAGCAAGTACCTCCGCAAGCTGTGGCAGATCAAGGGCgccttccccggcaacggcaacgGCGCGCGGATGGCCATCGGCCTCGAGGGCCACTTCGGCGCCACGCCCAACATCCCCTACGTCCGGGCGGCGCTGGACACCATGTCGCAGGCCGGCGTGCCCATCTGGCTCACGGAGATCGACGTGGCGCCGGGCCCCGACCACGCGCACCACCTGGAGCAGGTGATGAGGGAGGTGTACTCGCACCCCGCCGTGCACGGCATCATCCTCTGGACGGCGTGGCACGCCAAGGGCTGCTACGTCATGTGCCTCACCGACAACAACTTCAAGAACCTCCCCGTCGGGGACGTCGTCGACAGGCTCATCGGGGAGTGGAGGACGAGCTCGCACGTCGGCGTGGCGGACGCCGACGGCTACTACGAGACGGAGCTGTTCCACGGGGACTACAAGGTCACCGTCGCCCACCCGGAGGCGGCGGCGAACGCCGCCGTCGTGCAGAGCCTCAGCGTGGATAAGGAGTCCGACAACGAGTACACCATACACGTCTAG